The nucleotide window AATGCACTGGTGCATACGGCGGTTGTCAGCGAAATGCCCGAGGATGTCTTTCATGACGTCATGGAAGGTCTGGGCATTCTTGCCTCGCTGCCGACCACGCCCACAGCGGACGATGCGCGCCGTATGACGCGCCTGCTGACGGAGCTTCAGGCCTGATAGAATGATAGCCGCCATGCGCGGCAGGCTTTACTGTTCCCGCAAACCATTGTCCGTACCCTTGGTTTGCACGGCGCCTTGGGCGCGCGCTGCCTGCGCGCAAGCAGCCTCCGGCCCACGGGAAGCATGGCCGGGCCTGAACCGGGTTTACCCCTCCCGGTATTGGCCCGGCCATGCGCAGAGCGGCAGATGTGCACGGCCACGGCTTGCGCCACTTGCGCGAGGCGTGGCATTGGCTTATTCTCAAATAAAACCATATTACTGGGAAATTATGCCAAGACCTTGCCATTGCAGGCGCGTGAGCGCCCTGCCAAAAAACAGATGTTTCAAGCCCAACGGTATTCCCCTGCACGAACTTGAAGAGGTTGTGCTGTCGCTGGATGGCCTGGAAGCCCTGCGGCTGGCCGACTTTGAAGACCTGAATATGGATGCCGCCGCAGCCCGTATGGGTGTTTCGCGGCATACCTTTGGCAGGCTTTTGCGGCGCGCGCGGCGTAGTGTGGCTCAAGCTCTTGTGCAGGGGCAGGCCCTGCGCATTGAGGGCGGGGTGTGCGCTGTGGATGCAACTGCCGAGGGGGCGGAAAGCGAGGATGCCATGCCGGGCGGGCTGGTGGTGGCTGTGCCAAGCATTGCCCCCGGCGGGCCGGATGCTGCGCCCAACGCGCATTTTGGCCGATGTCAGTTCTATACCCTTGCCAGGGTGGAGGACGGCAAGATTGGGGAGGTCAGCATTCAGCCCAATCCCATGCATCAGGGTGGGGATTGCACCGGGCCGGTGCAGGCCCTTCTACGTCTTGGAGTTGGCGCACTGCTTGCGGGCGGCATGGGCATGCGGCCCCTGCGGGCTTTGCAGGAGGCGGGTATAGCCGTGTATTACAATGCCAATCTGCCCACCGTAGCCGACTGTCTTAACGCCTTTGCTGCGGGAAGGCTTGTTCCTTTCGGCCCTGGGCATCTTTGCCAAGGCGGTTGCGCTTCTGAACGGTAGAGCAGAGCAGGTCGCGGCAAAGGCCCGCAATTCCCGACCGTTCAGAAAGCGCCCTTGGTGATAACCCGGCGGAAAGCCGCCGGGAACAACGTCAATCTGCTCTAAAACGCGTAAAGAAAGCCCCCGCTCAACGAATATTTGTTGTTGCGTTCAACCATGGGGCTGTCAGTTATTTCCTGTCCCAAAAACTGGCTTTTTCCACTCACAAAAGCGCTCCAGCTTTCTGTAAGGCCGACCCTTAGCGTCAGTTCCGCATAAGGCGAGAGTGCTGATTCCGGCGAGTAGTGGCTCAGCCCGCTGGCTCGTGCCTCGCTCTTGCTCACGCCGTAATAATAGTCGTTGTAATTCACGTCGGTCCACTGCACACCAGCCGTGGGAATAAGCGACATATTGGCAAAACGGATGGGGTAGGAATAGGAGGCATCGGCCATCACGCCCTTGTTCACGCCCAGCGCATCGGTGGAAAGGGTGGCTGCCAGCACGCCAAGTTCGGTGCGCAAGCGGTAGTTGATGCCGGCCATGGCCGATGCATAGCGGTCATCAAGCTTTTTCATGCCCGAGTTGTCGCTCCATGAGGCATAAAAATGCTGCGGCAGATACGAAAGTTGCACGTTGACTTCATGGTATTCGTTCTTGAACAGGTGCACGCCGCCGCTCAATCCGCGCAAATACAGATGCTCGCCTTCATATCCCAGCAAGGGCAGGGCCGTGCCCAGCCTTTCCACGCCCTTGTATTCCGAGGTGGAAACAGTGCCGCCAATGCCGAGGTTGAATCCCCATCGGTTGCTGTCGCTCTTGCCTTCTTCCGCAATAGCAGAAAAAGCCGTTAAAAGAAGAATGGTTAATGTCGCCAGATACGACAATCCCCGTATTTTCATGAACCCTCCCGCGCAATAAAGCCATTGCACTTTTCATGGAAAATCTGTAATCAATTGATTACTCAAAAATAGCCTCATGAAACCAACTGTGTCAAGTCGCAGCAACCATAGGGGATAGCAATGGCTCCTGAACGTAAAACGGCCACGGGCCCGCAGCGCAAACGCAATGCCGCAGAAACCAGAAACCGTCTTTTGCAGGCGGCGCGAAGGCTCTTTGCCAAAGCCAACTACGGCAACGTCGGGATACGGGAAATCGGCGCGGCGGCAGGGGTAAACCCGGCACTCATCAGCCGCTATTTTGGCTCAAAAAGGAATCTTTTTCTTGAAGTGGCGTCCATTCTGAATTCAGAAGGCATTGAGGCCCTGCCTGATGTGCCGCCCATGGAAAAAACCAGTATGGCCATGGGCAGCATTCTTTCTGGCGGAGCGCAGAGTGCATGGGCCACAGATTTTCGCATCACGGCCCTTTCTGCACTGGATCCCAATGTTTCGGACGTGATGGCAAAAACGTACGACAACATCCGTCAGCAGATCATGGCGGTGCTGCCCGGTGAACAGGCTGCAACACGGGCAGAACTGATACTGGCGCAGATCATGGGGGCGTCAATGGTCGTTAATCTGCTGCGGGGAGCGGATTCGCCCAGGATCGACATTGAGTACATGAATAAATTTTATGCAAAGCAACTGGCGGAACTGTTCGCGTGCGAACCCGCTGACTGAAGCTGCGCCAGCTCCGCGATTTTTGATCGGGCGGTGATGCGGCAACTTGAAGCTTAATAGCGCCCGTCGTGGAAGCCTCGTTCTGCGGCGGCGCGTTCGGCAGCATCGGCCAGGGGTGCGGGTACAATGGCCTTGCCAATGGGGCAGAGGGCCAGCGCCGCCAGTTTGACGTGCTGCCACGCAAAAGGAATGCCGATTATGGTCACCGCGCACATGACGGCAGAAACCAGATGCCCCAGGGCAATCCACACGCCAGCCAGCAAAAGCCATATGATGTTGCCCACCGTGCCCCACGGGCCGGTGCCCACATCCTGCCTGCCGGTGAGCACATCGCGCGCAACGGGCATTTTGCCAAAGGGAAAAAAGGCGAAATTGCCCATGACAAAGCATGCCCTGCCCCAGGGAATGCCCACGATGGAAATAAAGCAGAGCACTCCGTATATCCACCACACAAGGCCCATGAGAATGCCGCCGCACAAAAACCAGATGGCGTTTCCAAGGCAACTTATGGCGCTGGTCATGATATCCTCCTGAAGTGGGCCGTGCGGTATACTTGCGACCATTGACGGCTGATTATGTCAACGCAATGCGAAAAAGAAAAGCAGTTTGAAACGAAAGGGCCGCCCGTTGATGCCGGGCGGCCCTTTATAATCTGGGCTAGAGCAGATAAATAATGGTCATGCTCTAGAAATTGATGATGACCTGTTCCTGGCCGTCATCCTTGGAGCGGCGGGCTATCTCGCCGATGCACCATGCCCGCAGCTTGAAGGCCTGAATGCGATTGATCGCTTCTTCGGCCTGATCGGCGGGCACCACCAGCACATAGCCGATGCCGCCGTTGAATATTTGCAGAATTTCCGGCCAGCTGAGGTTGCCCGCTTCCTTGAGCCAGTTGAACACGGGGGCCATCTGCCAGCTGCCAAAATGAATGCGCGCTTCCACCTGTGCGGGCAGTACGCGGGGAATATTGTCGTAAAAGCCGCCGCCGGTGATGTGGGCCATGCCCTTGACGTTCATATCGCGCAGCAGGGAGCGCACCGCTTCCACGTAGATGGTGGTGGGTGTCAGCAGCACATCGCCAACGCTGGCTCCATCCCCGCCGGGGAAGGGATCGGTGAGGGAAAGGCCGCTCTGGTCAAGCACCTTGCGGGCCAGGGAAAAGCCGTTGGAGTGCAGGCCCGAGGAGGCAATGCCGATGATCTTGTCGCCCACCTGAATGCCGGAGCCGTCAATGAGCTTGGCATTATCCACAATGCCCACGCAAAAACCGGCAAGGTCATACTCGCCTGGCGCGTACATGTCGGGCATTTCAGCGGTTTCACCGCCAAGCAGGGCGCATCCTGACTGACGGCAGCCCTCGGCCACGCCGCCAATGACGGTCTGGGCGGTTTCTACGTCAAGCTTGCCCGTGGCAAAGTAATCAAGAAAAAACAGAGGGTTGGCACCCTGAACCAGAATGTCGTTGACACTCATGGCCACAAGGTCGATGCCCACAGTATCGTGCCTGTTGCAGGCAAAAGCCAGTTTGAGCTTGGTTCCCACGCCATCGGTGGAAGAAACAAGCACAGGTTCGGTCATGCCGTTGAGGTCAGGCCGGAACAGGCCGCCGAAGCCGCCAATATCGGAAATGACGCCTCTGGTCTGCGTGCTCTGAACCATGCCTTTGATGCGTGAAACAAGAGCGTTTCCCGCCTCAATATCAACGCCTGCCTGAGTGTAGGCTTTTGCGCGGTCGCTGGACATCCGTTGCCTCCTTTGAATCTGCGCTACATACCACAGGTTCTTCCAAACCCCAAGCGACTTTTTGAGGCCCTGCCCGCGAGTTTTTTCATAGACCGGCCCGCCCGCCACTGTTAGAATAAAGCCGGAGGGGTAAGGAGCGTGCCATGCGTAGATATGCCGGATTGTATGTTTTCTGCGCCGTACTGACGTTCGTTTGTTCCGGCGCGTCCCTTGCTGCGGATGGCGCTGCGGAATACCGCGCGCCTGTCTCAGGTGTGAAGCTTGGTCCAGTGCAGGCGATTCCGCCTGCTCAGGCTGAGCCGCCCGCTGCGCCAGACCAGCCCTCTGTAGAGAAACCAGCTGCGGCACAACTGCCTGGCCCGCAGCCAGGCCAACAAGCGGCTGGGCCGTCACCCGCTTTGCAGTCTGCCGCTCCCGGTCAGCCGACCCCTTGGCCCAGTGCAGGGGGCATGGCTCCCTATTCCTCTTTTGGTTCCCTGCCGGGGCCAGCGGAGGCTCCTGCCCCCGCTCCTGCTCCCTCTGCGGCTTCTGTGCCAAATCCTGCGGCCGTGCCGCCACCAGCGCCTGTCCCCGGCTTTGCCCCCGAGTATGCGCCAGGTTATGGGCCTGGCTATGCGCCTTATCCTGCGCCCGCACCTGGCTGGCAGGGACAGGGCGGCAACGTTGTTTCAGGCACAGGGCAGCTCCAGGGTGAAAATTTCAACGACAGGGGCATCGCGACACAGTATCGCGATCCGCAAACTGGCGACATAATCACCTCTGTAGTACCGCCCGCTCCCCCGGAACAGCAGAATTACGGCACCTTTTTTGTGGCTCCGCAGATTTATCCCGATGGCAACCACTGGGGGCCCAATCCGTATGGCCCCATGCCCAAACCCGGTGGCCCTGTGTGGCCGGGGCAGCAGAACATGCCTTCGGTCATCTGGCAGCCCGCGCCGCAGCCAGACCATAACAGGCCTCGCCATGACGACAGGCGGCATGATGACAGGCGTTATGACGATCGGCGCTACGACGACCGACAGTATGATAACCGACGGTATGATGACAGGCCGCACGATGGCCGTTACGATGGCCCGCGCCGCGAGCAGCATGATCCGCGCGATGGTGGCTACAGCGGCCCCAGCAGGCCCCGCGACAACAGCCATGACCAGCGGGGAGACGACAGGTATAACCCGCGCCCCGACAGTCAGGGCGATTCACAGTATGACCCGCGCGGCGCCGACAGGGGCCGTGATGGAAGGGAGAGGCGTTGAGCATGCTTGCCGCGCTTTGGGATTCTCAGCCTGACGGCACTGTTGTGTGTCGCCTGTGCGCTCACCGTTGCCGCCTGCGGAAAGGGGCCAAGGGCATTTGCGGGGTGCGCGTCAACATGCGGGGGGAACTGGTTTCTCTGGTCAGCAGGGTTGTTACCGCTGCTGCCATGGATCCCATTGAAAAAAAACCTCTTTACCATTTTTTGCCCGGAAGCAAGATTTTTTCTGTCGGCAGCGCCGGGTGCAACTTTTCCTGCCATTTCTGCCAGAACAACAACATAGCCCATGTGCCGGAAAGTGGCATTGTGCCCGGCAAGCGCGCTGCGCCAGAAGACCTGTTGGCCCACGCTCTGGCCAACCGCGCCCAGACCCTGGCCTTTACCTACAACGAGCCTACGGTCTTTTTTGAGCTGCTGTACGAGACAGCGGGCATGGCGGCCAAAAAGGGTATGCGCAGTGTGCTTGTGACCAACGGCTATATGTCCAAGGATTGCCTGACGGCCCTCAGCCGGTGCATCTGCGCCGCCAATGTGGATCTGAAGTCGTTCAGCGAGGTCTTTTACCGCAAATATTGCGGCGGGCATCTTCAGCCTGTGCTGGAAAATCTGAAGGCCATCAAAAAGCTTGGCTGGTGGCTTGAGGTCACAACCCTGGTTATTCCCGGTCTTAACGACGGGCAGGCGGAGATGGAAGCGCTGGCAGCCTTTATTCGTGACGAGCTGGGGCCGGATACGCCGTGGCATGTGACGGGGTTTCACGGCGCGCACCTGATGATCGACCATCCGGACACATCGCTGGCAACACTTGAGGCCTGTTGGCGCATCGGGCGCGAGGCCGGTCTGAATTATGTTTATATAGGAAACACGCGCAGCCCTCTGGGCAGCAATACGTTTTGCCCGGAGTGCAATGCGCTGGTTATTGAACGGAACGGATACGACACGCGGGTGCAGGGTGCAGAAGGCAAGTGCCCCAAGTGCGGCGTGCAGATCCCGGGAGTCTGGAAATAATGATTCTTGTGTATACAGGTGACGGCAAAGGAAAAACCAGCGCCTGCGTGGGGCAGACCGTGCGCGCGCTCGGGCAGAATATGGCTGTGGCCTTTGGGCAGTTTATGAAGCGCGATGGGCAGGCGGGCGAGCAGTGCATGCTTGCCAAACTGTTGGGCGAGCGCTTTTTTGCCGGAGGGCTGGGCTTTTTGCGTACCGATGCAGAGCGCCCCGCGCACCGTGAGGCCGCCCTAAGGGTGCTCGGTTGGGCGCGTGGGCAGCTCGAGCAGGCAGACATGCTGGTTCTGGATGAAACCCTGTATGCCCTGAGCGCCGGGATTCTTGAACAGCAGGAACTGGAAGAGCTTATGGCGCTGGCTCGCGCCAGAGATTGTCACCTTGTGCTGTCTGGCCGCAGCGTGCCGGAGTGGCTGGTGGATGCGGCAGACCTTGTGACCTCCATGACCGAAATCAAGCACCCCTGGCGTACGGGAGTCAAGGCCGCGCCGGGCATAGAGTTTTAGCCGCAGAGACAAGCGCTTCAACGGTTATTGTTCAGTATTTGCAAAGGAACTTGGGTATATGTCTGTATTGACCATCTATGTGGCCGGGTCTTTCAAACACAAGCACGGAGTGCGCCTTTTGGGGCGCGAACTGCGGAATATGGGCTGCCGCATGCTGGACTGGACAGACAAAGCCGTGCCGCCGTCAGGACTGACCCCCGCCGAACGGCGCATCTGGATGGACACCGACCGTGACGGCGGCGAGGTCTACGCCTTTTGCCACAATGCCTGCCTGACAGCGGACATGGTCATCTATTACGGCGCGTCAGGCCAGGATGCCGGGGTGGAAGTGGGGCTGGCCGCCGGGGCTGGAGTTCCTGTGCTGGGGATTCGCGGCCCGCTGGAAGGGCCGGGCCTGATGCTGCACGGGGCTGTCAGCGGTTGGGTTGACAGCGTGGAAGAAGCCCTGGACGTTGTGGTTGCCTTGCTGGCTTACGCCGATGGCGACTGGAAAAATTTTGAGGCCGAGCCGAACCCGGTTTTGCGCCGCATGGGTGCGAAGCTGCGGGAGCGGGGGAACTGGCTCTCTGCCTGACGCTGTAGTCTGGTTTTGGTAAAGGCTTCCCCACATCTGAAACCCGCCTTGTGCAAATATGAAGCCGCCTCCACTGCAGAGATTCCTGCAGTGGAGGCGGCTTTTTCATTTATGCTAGGTATGTTGCGTTAGCTACGGCAACTCGCGCGACTCCACATCGCCTGAACCACCAGGGCTGTTTGCGCCGCTGGAAACCGGAGTGCTGCTTGGGCTGCCAGAGGGTTCCATGCTGCCGTCCATCGGGCTCACGCCTGTGGCGTGTTCTGGCTGCATGTTATCAAGCTGGCCCGCCTTTTGGGGCAACATGAGGTAGCTTGTTACGCCTGTTACTCCACCAACACCTCGCGCGGCCTGGATGGCGAGCTGCTTTTCCGTATCATCCCTCACTACGCCAAGCAGCACCACACGCCCGGAGTTCACCTCCGTATCTATGCGGGTGGAAGAGAGCCCTTTGGTGGAAATAAGGTCTTTGCGCAGCTTGGTGGCCAGCACAAAGTTGCTGGAGTCGCTGGTGGCGGGGGTGAACCAGTGGGTCGTGACCGAGCGGGGTTTGTAGCGGTTGGCTATGGTCACAGCCTTGCCCTGCATGGTGTCGGGTATTTCACCCACAAGGAAGACATGCCCGTAAAAACTGTATACCGCAACAGACCAGCCGCCAGAGAAGCTTTCGTCCAGCAGGGCCGTCTTGATTTTGGCAGAGAGTTCCTTGTCGTCCGACATGGTGCCCATCAGGCGCTGGTCGTCATAGATGGAGTAGCCGGTGTATGCGCAGCCGTTCAGCAGCGTGACGCAAAACAGCAGCAGTAGAAGCGCCAGTCGTTTCATGGAATCCTCCTGAAACCCGCGTTGCGGGCGAAGCGTCTTAACGTAGTCGATCAACTCGCCTTTGCGGGCGTGCCATGGAGGCTGCCTGCAAAAGGAGCGGAGTTTTTTATTCTTTTTCGCGGCGGATACGCGCGCCAACGGCGTTCAGCTTGTGCTCGA belongs to Desulfovibrio desulfuricans DSM 642 and includes:
- a CDS encoding cob(I)yrinic acid a,c-diamide adenosyltransferase, whose amino-acid sequence is MILVYTGDGKGKTSACVGQTVRALGQNMAVAFGQFMKRDGQAGEQCMLAKLLGERFFAGGLGFLRTDAERPAHREAALRVLGWARGQLEQADMLVLDETLYALSAGILEQQELEELMALARARDCHLVLSGRSVPEWLVDAADLVTSMTEIKHPWRTGVKAAPGIEF
- a CDS encoding BON domain-containing protein gives rise to the protein MKRLALLLLLFCVTLLNGCAYTGYSIYDDQRLMGTMSDDKELSAKIKTALLDESFSGGWSVAVYSFYGHVFLVGEIPDTMQGKAVTIANRYKPRSVTTHWFTPATSDSSNFVLATKLRKDLISTKGLSSTRIDTEVNSGRVVLLGVVRDDTEKQLAIQAARGVGGVTGVTSYLMLPQKAGQLDNMQPEHATGVSPMDGSMEPSGSPSSTPVSSGANSPGGSGDVESRELP
- a CDS encoding DUF134 domain-containing protein, which produces MPRPCHCRRVSALPKNRCFKPNGIPLHELEEVVLSLDGLEALRLADFEDLNMDAAAARMGVSRHTFGRLLRRARRSVAQALVQGQALRIEGGVCAVDATAEGAESEDAMPGGLVVAVPSIAPGGPDAAPNAHFGRCQFYTLARVEDGKIGEVSIQPNPMHQGGDCTGPVQALLRLGVGALLAGGMGMRPLRALQEAGIAVYYNANLPTVADCLNAFAAGRLVPFGPGHLCQGGCASER
- the amrS gene encoding AmmeMemoRadiSam system radical SAM enzyme, whose translation is MLAALWDSQPDGTVVCRLCAHRCRLRKGAKGICGVRVNMRGELVSLVSRVVTAAAMDPIEKKPLYHFLPGSKIFSVGSAGCNFSCHFCQNNNIAHVPESGIVPGKRAAPEDLLAHALANRAQTLAFTYNEPTVFFELLYETAGMAAKKGMRSVLVTNGYMSKDCLTALSRCICAANVDLKSFSEVFYRKYCGGHLQPVLENLKAIKKLGWWLEVTTLVIPGLNDGQAEMEALAAFIRDELGPDTPWHVTGFHGAHLMIDHPDTSLATLEACWRIGREAGLNYVYIGNTRSPLGSNTFCPECNALVIERNGYDTRVQGAEGKCPKCGVQIPGVWK
- the purM gene encoding phosphoribosylformylglycinamidine cyclo-ligase translates to MSSDRAKAYTQAGVDIEAGNALVSRIKGMVQSTQTRGVISDIGGFGGLFRPDLNGMTEPVLVSSTDGVGTKLKLAFACNRHDTVGIDLVAMSVNDILVQGANPLFFLDYFATGKLDVETAQTVIGGVAEGCRQSGCALLGGETAEMPDMYAPGEYDLAGFCVGIVDNAKLIDGSGIQVGDKIIGIASSGLHSNGFSLARKVLDQSGLSLTDPFPGGDGASVGDVLLTPTTIYVEAVRSLLRDMNVKGMAHITGGGFYDNIPRVLPAQVEARIHFGSWQMAPVFNWLKEAGNLSWPEILQIFNGGIGYVLVVPADQAEEAINRIQAFKLRAWCIGEIARRSKDDGQEQVIINF
- a CDS encoding MipA/OmpV family protein; protein product: MKIRGLSYLATLTILLLTAFSAIAEEGKSDSNRWGFNLGIGGTVSTSEYKGVERLGTALPLLGYEGEHLYLRGLSGGVHLFKNEYHEVNVQLSYLPQHFYASWSDNSGMKKLDDRYASAMAGINYRLRTELGVLAATLSTDALGVNKGVMADASYSYPIRFANMSLIPTAGVQWTDVNYNDYYYGVSKSEARASGLSHYSPESALSPYAELTLRVGLTESWSAFVSGKSQFLGQEITDSPMVERNNKYSLSGGFLYAF
- a CDS encoding YccF domain-containing protein codes for the protein MTSAISCLGNAIWFLCGGILMGLVWWIYGVLCFISIVGIPWGRACFVMGNFAFFPFGKMPVARDVLTGRQDVGTGPWGTVGNIIWLLLAGVWIALGHLVSAVMCAVTIIGIPFAWQHVKLAALALCPIGKAIVPAPLADAAERAAAERGFHDGRY
- a CDS encoding TetR/AcrR family transcriptional regulator, giving the protein MAPERKTATGPQRKRNAAETRNRLLQAARRLFAKANYGNVGIREIGAAAGVNPALISRYFGSKRNLFLEVASILNSEGIEALPDVPPMEKTSMAMGSILSGGAQSAWATDFRITALSALDPNVSDVMAKTYDNIRQQIMAVLPGEQAATRAELILAQIMGASMVVNLLRGADSPRIDIEYMNKFYAKQLAELFACEPAD